The following are encoded in a window of Oncorhynchus masou masou isolate Uvic2021 chromosome 17, UVic_Omas_1.1, whole genome shotgun sequence genomic DNA:
- the LOC135558343 gene encoding myosin heavy chain, fast skeletal muscle-like has translation MSTDAEMKIYGKAALYLRKPERERIEAQAAPFDSKNACYVTDVKELYLKGLITGRTEGKCTVKVTNPDGTTMDKEFKEADIYQMNPPKYDKIEDMAMMTYLNEASVLYNLKERYAAWMIYTYSGLFCATVNPYKWLPVYDEEVVNAYRGKKRMEAPPHIFSVSDNAFQFMMIDKENQSVLITGESGAGKTVNTKRVIQYFATIAVSGVKKEVDPTKMQGSLEDQIIAANPLLESYGNAKTVRNDNSSRFGKFIRIHFQGGKLAKADIETYLLEKSRVAFQLPAERGYHIFYQMMTNHKPELVEMTLITTNPYDFPMISQGQISVASIDDKVELDATDDAITILGFSNDEKMAIYKLTGAVMHHGNLKFKQKQREEQAEPDGTEVADKIGYLLGLNSAELLKCLCYPRVKVGNEYVTKGQTVPQVYNAVMALAKSIYERMFLWMVIRINEMLDTKNPRQFYIGVLDIAGFEIFDYNSMEQLCINFTNEKLQQFFNHTMFVLEQEEYKKEGIVWAFIDFGMDLAACIELIEKPLGIFSILEEECMFPKASDTTFKNKLNDQHLGKTKAYEKPKPAKGKAEAHFSLVHYAGVVDYNITGWLEKNKDPLNESVLLMYGKSSVKLMATLYPAAPPEDTTKKGGKKKGGSMQTVSSQFRENLQKLMTNLRSTHPHFVRCLIPNESKTPGLMENFLVIHQLRCNGVLEGIRICRKGFPSRIIYADFKQRYKVLNASVIPEGQFMDNKKASEKLLGSIDINHDDYKFGHTKVFFKAGLLGVLEEMRDEKLAVLIGMVQALSRGFLMRKEFTKMMERRDAIFTVQYNIRSFMNVKTWPWMKVYFKIKPLLKSAETEKELANMKENFDKMKTDLAKALAKKKELEEKMVSILQEKNDLALQVASESENLNDSEERCEGLIKSKIQLEAKLKETAERLEDEEEMNAELTAKKRKLEDECSELKKDIDDLELTLAKVEKEKHATENKVKNLTEEMASLDESVAKLTKEKKALQEAHQQTLDDLQAEEDKVNTLTKAKTKLEQQVDDLEGSLEQEKKLRMDLERAKRKLEGDLKLAQESIMDLENDKQQSDEKIKKKEFETSQLLSKIEDEQCLGAQLQKKIKELQARIEELEEEIEAERAARAKVEKQRADLSRELEEISERLEEAGGATSVQIEMNKKREAEFQKLRRDLEESTLQHEATAAALRKKQADSVAELGEQIDNLQRVKQKLEKEKSEYKMEIDDLSSNMEAIAKAKGNLEKMCRTLEDQLSEIKTKNEENVRQINDIGGQRARLLTENGEFGRQLEEKEALVSQLTRGKQAFTQQVEELKRQIEEEVKAKNALAHGVQSARHDCDLLREQFEEEQEAKAELQRGMSKANSEVAQWRTKYETDAIQRTEELEEAKKKLAQRLQEAEETIEATNSKCASLEKTKQRLLGEVEDLMIDVERANAMAANLDKKQRNFDKVLAEWKQKYEEGQAELEGAQKEVRSMSTELFKMKNSYEEALDHLETLKRENKNLQQEISDLTEQIGETSKSIHELEKAKKTVETEKSEIQTALEEAEATLEHEESKILRVQLELNQIKGEVDRKLAEKDEEMEQIKRNSQRMMDSMQSTLDSEVRSRNDALRVKKKMEGDLNEMEVQLSHANRQAAEAQKQLRNVQGQLKDALLHLDDAVRVADDMKEQAAMVERRNGLMAAEIEELRVALEQAERGRKVAETELVDASERVGLLHSQNTSLLNTKKKLESDLVQVQGEVEDIVQEARNAEEKAKKAITDAAMMAEELKKEQDTSSHLERMKKNLDVTVKDLQHRLDEAENLAMKGGKKQLQKLESRVRELENEVEAEQRRGADSIKAVRKYERRVKELTYQTEEDKKNVARLQDLVDKLQMKVKAYKRQAEEAEEQANGHMSKFRKVQHELEEAEERADIAESQVNKLRAKARDTGKGKEVAE, from the exons ATGAGTACGGACGCGGAGATGAAAATCTACGGCAAGGCTGCCTTGTACCTTCGTAAACCCGAGAGGGAGAGGATTGAGGCACAAGCCGCACCCTTTGATTCAAAGAACGCCTGCTATGTGACAGATGTCAAGGAGCTGTACCTTAAGGGTTTGATCACTGGCAGGACAGAGGGAAAGTGTACTGTCAAAGTCACAAATCCTGACGGCACTACAATG gacaaagagttcaaagAAGCAGACATCTACCAGATGAACCCCCCTAAGTACGACAAGATTGAGGACATGGCCATGATGACCTACCTGAATGAAGCCTCTGTGTTGTATAACCTCAAAGAGCGTTATGCAGCATGGATGATCTAT ACCTACTCTGGGCTCTTCTGTGCCACGGTGAACCCCTACAAGTGGCTCCCCGTGTACGACGAAGAGGTTGTCAACGCCtacagagggaagaagaggatggAGGCTCCACCCCATATCTTCTCCGTCTCTGACAATGCCTTCCAGTTCATGATGATTG ataaggAGAACCAGTCCGTCCTGATTAC CGGAGAATCCGGTGCAGGAAAGACTGTCAACACCAAGCGTGTCATCCAGTACTTTGCCACCATTGCTGTTTCTGGTGTCAAGAAGGAAGTAGACCCCACCAAAATGCAG GGGTCTCTTGAGGATCAGATCATTGCAGCTAACCCTCTGCTGGAGTCTTATGGTAATGCCAAGACAGTGAGGAACGACAACTCGTCTCGCTTT GGTAAATTCATCAGGATTCACTTCCAAGGAGGAAAACTGGCAAAAGCTGACATTGAGACCT acctgctAGAGAAGTCCAGAGTGGCCTTCCAGCTGCCCGCTGAGAGAGGCTACCATATCTTCTACCAGATGATGACCAACCACAAACCTGAGCTAGTTG AAATGACTCTCATCACCACCAACCCTTACGACTTCCCCATGATCAGCCAGGGTCAGATCAGTGTGGCCAGCATTGACGACAAGGTCGAGCTGGATGCCACCGAT GATGCAATTACAATCCTGGGCTTCTCTAACGATGAGAAAATGGCCATCTACAAGCTGACAGGAGCTGTAATGCACCATGGCAACTTGAAATTCAAGCAGAAGCAGCGTGAGGAGCAGGCCGAGCCAGACGGCACAGAGG TGGCTGATAAAATCGGCTACCTGCTGGGCCTGAACTCAGCTGAGTTGCTGAAATGTCTGTGCTACCCCAGAGTGAAGGTCGGCAACGAGTACGTGACCAAGGGACAGACTGTGCCTCAG GTTTATAATGCAGTCATGGCTCTGGCCAAGTCCATCTATGAGAGGATGTTCTTGTGGATGGTCATCCGTATCAACGAGATGTTGGACACCAAGAATCCAAGGCAGTTCTATATCGGTGTGCTCGATATTGCCGGATTTGAGATCTTTGAT TACAACAGCATGGAGCAGCTGTGCATCAACTTCACCAATGAGAAACTGCAAcagtttttcaaccacaccatgTTCGTCTTGGAACAAGAGGAGTACAAGAAGGAGGGAATCGTCTGGGCCTTCATTGACTTCGGCATGGACTTGGCTGCCTGCATTGAGCTTATTGAGAAG CCATTGGGCATCTTCTCCATCCTTGAAGAGGAGTGCATGTTCCCCAAGGCTTCAGACACTACCTTCAAGAACAAGCTGAACGACCAACATCTTGGCAAAACCAAGGCATATGAGAAGCCCAAGCCTGCCAAAGGCAAGGCAGAGGCCCACTTCTCCCTGGTGCACTATGCCGGCGTTGTGGACTACAACATCACTGGCTGGCTGGAGAAGAACAAGGACCCCCTGAACGAATCAGTTCTTCTTATGTACGGGAAGTCCTCAGTCAAACTGATGGCTACCCTGTATCCTGCTGCCCCACCTGAGG ATACGACCAAGAAAGGAGGCAAGAAGAAGGGTGGTTCCATGCAGACTGTGTCGTCCCAGTTCAGG GAGAACTTACAAAAGCTGATGACCAACTTGAGGAGCACTCATCCTCACTTTGTGCGCTGCCTGATCCCCAACGAGTCAAAGACTCCAG GTCTGATGGAGAACTTCCTGGTCATCCACCAGCTCAGGTGTAATGGTGTTCTGGAGGGTATCAGGATCTGCAGGAAGGGCTTCCCCAGCAGAATCATCTATGCTGACTTCAAGCAGAG GTACAAAGTACTGAATGCCAGTGTCATCCCAGAGGGCCAGTTCATGGACAACAAGAAGGCTTCTGAGAAGCTGCTTGGGTCCATTGATATAAATCACGACGAttacaagtttggacacaccaag GTGTTCTTCAAAGCCGGTCTGCTGGGTGTcttggaggagatgagagatgagaagcTGGCCGTTCTGATCGGCATGGTCCAGGCTCTCAGCCGTGGATTCCTCATGAGAAAAGAGTTCACCAagatgatggagaggag AGATGCCATCTTCACCGTCCAGTACAACATCCGTTCATTCATGAATGTGAAAACCTGGCCATGGATGAAGGTGTACTTCAAGATCAAGCCTCTGCTGAAGAGCGCTGAGACGGAGAAGGAGCTGGCCAACATGAAGGAGAACTTTGACAAGATGAAAACAGACCTGGCCAAGGCTCTGGCCAAGAAGAAGGAGTTGGAGGAGAAGATGGTGTCCATTCTGCAAGAGAAGAACGACCTGGCACTCCAAGTTGCATCT GAATCAGAGAATCTGAACGATTCTGAGGAAAGGTGTGAGGGGCTCATCAAGAGCAAGATCCAGCTGGAGGCCAAACTCAAAGAGACGGCTGAGAGgctggaggacgaggaggagatgAATGCTGAGTTGACTGCCAAGAAGAGGAAGCTGGAGGATGAGTGCTCTGAGCTGAAGAAGGACATTGATGACCTGGAGCTCACCCTGgccaaagtggagaaggagaagcACGCCACTGAAAACAAG GTTAAAAACCTGACAGAGGAGATGGCGTCTTTGGATGAGAGTGTTGCCAAGCTGACCAAGGAGAAGAAAGCCCTCCAAGAGGCCCACCAGCAGACACTGGACGACCTGCAGGCAGAGGAGGACAAAGTCAACACTCTGACCAAGGCCAAGACCAAGCTGGAACAGCAAGTGGACGAC CTTGAGGGTTCTCTGGAGCAAGAGAAGAAGCTCCGTATGGACCTTGAGAGAGCCAAGAGAAAGCTGGAGGGAGATCTGAAACTGGCCCAGGAGTCCATAATGGACCTGGAGAATGACAAGCAGCAGTCTGATGAGAAAATCAAGAA GAAGGAGTTTGAGACATCCCAGCTCCTCAGTAAAATAGAGGATGAACAGTGTCTGGGAGCTCAGCTGCAGAAGAAGATCAAGGAACTCCAG GCCCGTAttgaggagctggaggaggaaaTTGAGGCTGAGCGTGCTGCCAGGGCTAAGGTTGAGAAGCAGAGGGCCGATCTCTCCAGGGAACTTGAGGAGATCAGCGAGAGGCTGGAGGAGGCCGGAGGCGCCACTTCTGTTCAGATTGAGATGAACAAGAAGCGTGAGGCAGAGTTCCAGAAGCTGCGTCGTGATCTTGAAGAGTCCACCCTGCAGCATGAGGCCACAGCCGCCGCTCTGCGCAAGAAGCAGGCCGACAGTGTGGCTGAGCTCGGGGAGCAGATCGACAACCTGCAGCGTGTCAAACAgaagctggagaaggagaagagtgaGTACAAGATGGAGATTGATGACCTCTCCAGCAACATGGAGGCCATCGCCAAGGCTAAG GGCAATCTGGAGAAGATGTGCCGTACTCTTGAGGACCAGCTGAGCGAGATCAAGACTAAGAATGAGGAGAATGTTCGTCAGATCAACGACATCGGTGGACAGAGGGCCAGACTCCTGACAGAAAATG GTGAGTTTGGCCGCCAGCTGGAGGAGAAGGAAGCCCTGGTGTCTCAGCTGACCAGAGGCAAACAGGCCTTCACCCAGCAGGTAGAGGAGCTGAAGAGGCAGATTGAGGAGGAGGTCAAG GCTAAAAATGCCCTGGCCCATGGTGTCCAGTCTGCCCGCCATGACTGTGACCTCTTGAGAGAGCAGtttgaggaggagcaggaggccaAGGCAGAGCTGCAACGCGGCATGTCCAAGGCCAACAGTGAGGTGGCTCAGTGGAGGACTAAGTATGAAACTGATGCCATCCAGCGCACAGAAGAGCTGGAGGAGGCCAA GAAGAAGCTGGCCCAGCGTCTGCAGGAGGCTGAGGAGACCATTGAGGCGACCAACTCCAAGTGTGCCTCCCTGGAGAAGACCAAGCAGAGGCtgctgggagaggtggaggaccTCATGATTGATGTTGAGAGAGCCAACGCAATGGCTGCCAACCTCGACAAGAAGCAAAGGAACTTTGACAAG GTTCTGGCAGAGTGGAAGCAGAAGTATGAGGAGGGCCAGGCTGAGCTGGAAGGAGCTCAGAAGGAGGTTCGCTCAATGAGCACTGAACTCTTCAAGATGAAGAACTCCTACGAGGAGGCTCTGGATCATCTGGAGactctgaagagagagaacaagaacctGCAAC agGAAATTTCTGACCTGACTGAGCAGATTGGAGAGACTAGCAAGAGCATCCATGAGCTGGAGAAGGCCAAGAAGACTGTGGAGACAGAGAAGTCTGAGATCCAGACCGCTCTGGAGGAGGCGGAG GCAACACTGGAGCACGAGGAATCCAAGATTCTGCGTGTGCAGCTGGAGCTGAACCAGATCAAGGGTGAGGTGGACAGGAAGCTggctgagaaggacgaggagatgGAGCAGATCAAGAGGAACAGCCAGAGGATGATGGACTCCATGCAGAGCACCCTGGATTCTGAGGTCAGGAGCAGGAATGATGCCCTGAGGgtgaagaagaagatggagggagaccTGAACGAGATGGAGGTCCAGCTTAGCCACGCCAACAGGCAGGCCGCTGAGGCCCAGAAACAGCTGAGGAACGTCCAGGGACAGCTCAAG GATGCCCTGTTGCACCTTGATGACGCTGTTCGCGTCGCAGATGACATGAAGGAGCAGGCAGCCATGGTGGAGCGCAGGAATGGTCTGATGGCAGCTGAAATCGAGGAGTTGAGAGTTGCTCTGGAGCAGGCGGAGAGAGGACGCAAAGTTGCTGAGACTGAACTGGTGGACGCCAGCGAGCGTGTTGGACTGCTGCACTCCCAG AACACCAGCCTTCTGAATACTAAGAAGAAGCTGGAGTCTGACCTGGTGCAGGTGCAGGGAGAGGTCGAAGACATCGTCCAGGAGGCCAGGAATGCAGAGGAGAAGGCCAAGAAGGCTATTACTGAT GCGGCCATGATGGCTGAGGAGCTGAAGAAGGAGCAGGACACCAGCTCTCACctggagaggatgaagaagaacctGGATGTCACAGTCAAGGACCTGCAGCACCGTCTGGATGAGGCTGAGAATCTGGCCATGAAGGGAGGCAAGAAGCAGCTCCAGAAACTGGAGTCCAGG GTGCGTGAGCTCGAGAATGAGGTGGAGGCCGAGCAGAGAAGAGGTGCAGACTCGATCAAAGCAGTCCGCAAGTATGAGCGCAGAGTCAAGGAGCTCACCTACCAG actgaggaggataAGAAGAACGTTGCCAGACTTCAGGACCTGGTAGATAAGCTGCAGATGAAAGTCAAGGCCTACAAGAGGCAGGCTGAAGAAGCG GAGGAACAAGCCAACGGCCACATGTCTAAGTTCAGGAAGGTTCAGCATGAgctggaggaggctgaggagcGTGCTGACATCGCTGAGTCTCAAGTCAACAAGCTCAGAGCCAAGGCCCGCGACACTGGAAAG GGCAAAGAAGTTGCTGAATAA